Proteins encoded within one genomic window of Triticum aestivum cultivar Chinese Spring chromosome 2D, IWGSC CS RefSeq v2.1, whole genome shotgun sequence:
- the LOC123048851 gene encoding GDSL esterase/lipase At1g28600 translates to MRPPHAALLLLFILAYFRGAYSSGSQSRFTSIISFGDSFADTGNLVMWADPVLPGLLLKNLPYGETFFGHPTGRATNGRLVLDFVAEALGLPSVPPYLAKESNFSTGVNFAVVGAPALTLTYLQGQNLTVNPPINSSLYDQLLWFQKLKPSLCKGQGADCFRSSLFVMGEFGANDYRSFLLSNRTVEQATTYVPQIVDSISQGLEILIQYGAKYIIVPDIFPLGCVPTVLTKLASPNKADYYRNGCLKSANRLGRYHNSLLRQRIKLLRHKYPHAKIIAAEYYRPVLAFLDMPGHFRLNSSTTLLTCCGAGGPPYNYDFDSECGRPGVMTCADPSQALQWDGFHLTESAYKAVADGWLHGLLICLVFL, encoded by the exons ATGAGGCCACCTCACGCAGCGCTCCTCTTGCTCTTCATCCTAGCGTACTTCCGCGGTGCCTACTCCAGTGGCAGCCAGAGCCGTTTCACATCCATAATCAGCTTCGGCGACTCCTTCGCCGACACCGGTAATTTGGTCATGTGGGCTGATCCCGTCCTTCCAGGTCTACTACTCAAGAACCTCCCCTACGGCGAGACCTTCTTCGGCCACCCCACCGGACGTGCCACCAACGGCCGCCTTGTGCTGGACTTCGTCG CCGAAGCTCTGGGTCTGCCTTCCGTGCCGCCGTACCTCGCCAAGGAGAGTAACTTCTCCACCGGAGTAAACTTCGCCGTGGTAGGAGCTCCGGCTCTGACCCTGACATACCTGCAGGGACAGAATTTGACTGTGAACCCTCCTATCAATAGTTCCCTCTATGATCAGCTCCTGTGGTTCCAGAAACTGAAGCCTTCGCTCTGCAAGG GACAAGGTGCTGATTGCTTCAGGAGCTCTCTGTTTGTCATGGGAGAGTTTGGAGCAAATGACTACAGGAGCTTCCTTCTGTCCAACAGGACTGTGGAACAAGCCACAACTTATGTTCCCCAAATCGTTGACAGCATCTCCCAAGGCCTAGAG ATACTGATCCAGTACGGCGCCAAGTACATCATTGTGCCAGACATCTTCCCACTTGGCTGCGTACCCACAGTGCTCACAAAGCTTGCTAGCCCAAACAAAGCGGATTACTATCGGAACGGATGCCTGAAGAGTGCGAACAGGCTGGGGCGCTACCACAACTCTCTCCTCCGCCAGCGGATCAAATTGCTCCGGCACAAGTACCCCCATGCGAAGATCATTGCCGCTGAATACTACCGACCCGTCCTTGCCTTTCTAGATATGCCAGGGCATTTTA GACTGAATAGCAGCACAACCCTCCTCACCTGTTGTGGTGCTGGAGGACCTCCTTATAACTATGACTTCGACTCAGAGTGCGGGCGGCCGGGTGTGATGACGTGTGCAGATCCATCTCAGGCCCTTCAATGGGATGGTTTCCACCTCACGGAGTCCGCCTACAAGGCCGTTGCCGATGGGTGGCTCCATGGCCtcttgatatgcctagtcttcctgtga
- the LOC123048850 gene encoding GDSL esterase/lipase At1g28600 isoform X2: protein MRTAFLLLFNLACLRGAYSGGGRSRFTSIISFGDSYADTGNLVMWPEPFFPGPLPFENLPYGQTFFGHPTGRVTDGRLVLDFIAEALGLPFVPPYLAKGSNFSAGVNFAVAGAPALTLTYLQGQNLTVNPPINSSLHDQLEWFQKLKPSLCKGQGADCFGSSLFIMGEFGSNDYRNILMSNRTVEQALVYVPLIVDSISRGVERLIQQGAKYIVVADVFPTGCIPPILTMLASPNKVKYDRHGCLKSGNRLGRYQNSLLRQWIKLLRHEYPHTKIITAEYYRPVLAFLDMPGHFGLNSSTTLLACCGAGGPPYNYDFNAGCGLPSVKACADPSRALQWDGFHLTESAYRAVADGWLHGTYADPPIMHVARP from the exons ATGAGAACAGCGTTCCTCTTGCTCTTCAACCTGGCGTGCCTCCGCGGTGCCTACTCCGGTGGCGGCCGGAGCCGCTTCACCTCCATAATCAGCTTCGGCGACTCCTACGCCGACACGGGTAACTTGGTCATGTGGCCTGAGCCCTTCTTTCCCGGTCCTCTACCATTCGAGAACCTCCCCTACGGCCAGACCTTCTTCGGCCACCCCACCGGACGTGTCACCGACGGCCGCCTTGTGCTGGACTTCATCG CCGAGGCTTTGGGTCTGCCTTTCGTGCCGCCGTACCTCGCCAAGGGGAGCAACTTCTCCGCCGGAGTCAACTTCGCCGTGGCAGGAGCGCCGGCTCTAACCCTGACATACCTGCAGGGACAGAATTTGACCGTGAACCCTCCGATCAACAGCTCCCTCCACGATCAGCTCGAGTGGTTCCAGAAACTGAAGCCTTCGCTCTGCAAGG GACAAGGTGCTGATTGCTTCGGGAGCTCCCTGTTTATCATGGGAGAGTTTGGGTCAAATGACTACAGGAACATCCTTATGTCCAACAGGACGGTTGAACAAGCCTTAGTTTATGTTCCTCTAATTGTTGACAGCATCTCCAGAGGCGTAGAG AGACTGATCCAGCAAGGTGCCAAATACATCGTTGTGGCAGACGTCTTCCCGACTGGCTGCATACCGCCAATTCTCACAATGCTCGCTAGCCCAAACAAGGTGAAGTACGATCGTCATGGATGCCTGAAGAGTGGGAACAGGCTCGGGCGCTACCAGAACTCTCTCCTCCGCCAATGGATCAAGTTGCTCCGGCACGAGTACCCACATACGAAGATCATCACCGCTGAGTACTACCGACCCGTCCTAGCTTTTCTAGATATGCCGGGGCATTTTG GACTGAACAGCAGCACAACCCTCCTCGCTTGTTGTGGTGCAGGAGGCCCTCCTTATAACTACGACTTCAACGCAGGGTGTGGCCTGCCGAGTGTGAAGGCATGCGCAGATCCATCTCGGGCGCTTCAGTGGGATGGTTTCCACCTGACGGAATCCGCCTACAGGGCCGTTGCTGATGGGTGGCTCCATGGCACCTACGCAGATCCACCGATAATGCATGTTGCACGCCCATAA
- the LOC123051786 gene encoding uncharacterized protein, producing MVIDFDCMGILGRAVEKLWGTCVLLAPAADQSGNRARRPSRHHLQATLESSQTTFKCSIEVDTRQGGRPKSAGRCAGCCDWQCSGRARVARYSWSRHCSTTVGRGRRRNDWLHYGGQGFSTDETPASVGFVGLAESDGDAGVDVKTDIGCLFTDEFGSLLDKPCISYTCMCAINQH from the exons ATGGTGATTGATTTCGATTGCATGGGAATTCTGGGAAGAGCAGTGGAAAAGCTATGGGGAACTTGTGTGTTACTGGCGCCAGCA GCTGATCAAAGCGGGAACAGAGCCAGAAGGCCGTCGAGGCACCACCTTCAGGCAACCTTGGAGTCGTCGCAGACAACCTTCAAGTGTAGCATCGAAGTTGATACAAGACAAGGGGGAAGGCCCAAATCAGCAGGCAGATGTGCCGGCTGCTGCGACTGGCAGTGCTCTGGGCGCGCAAGGGTAGCGCGGTACTCCTGGTCAAGACACTGCAGCACAACCGTGGGCCGCGGCCGCAGGCGCAACGATTGGCTGCACTATGGCGGACAGGGATTCTCAACCGACGAGACGCCGGCGAGCGTTGGCTTCGTGGGGCTGGCGGAGAGTGATGGGGATGCCGGAGTGGACGTGAAGACGGACATTGGTTGTTTATTTACTGATGAATTTGGTTCACTTTTGGATAAGCCATGCATCAGCTATACATGTATGTGTGCTATAAATCAGCACTAA
- the LOC123048852 gene encoding GDSL esterase/lipase At1g28600, translated as MRTPHGALLLLFILACLRGAYSGGGRSRFTSIISFGDSYADTGNLVMWADPVLPGLPLKNLPYGETFFGHPTGRATDGRLVLDFIAEALGLPSVPPYLAKGSNFSAGVNFAVVGAPALNLTYLQGLNLTVNPPINSSLHDQLAWFQKLKPSLCKGQGTDCFESSLFVMGEFGGNDYISFLLSNRTVEQARPYVPQIVDSISRGVERLVQHGAKYIVVADIFPIGCLPGALTKLANPNKVEYDRHGCLKRVNRLARYHNSLLRQQIMMLRYKYPHTKIIVVEYYKPFLAFLDMPEHFGLNSSTTLLTCCGAGGPPYNYDFNAGCGLPSVTACANPYQALQWDGFHLTESAYRTVADGWLHGPYADPPIMHVAR; from the exons ATGAGAACGCCTCATGGAGCGCTCCTCTTGCTCTTCATCCTGGCGTGCCTCCGCGGTGCGTACTCCGGTGGCGGCCGGAGCCGCTTCACCTCCATAATCAGCTTCGGGGACTCGTACGCCGACACGGGTAACTTGGTCATGTGGGCTGATCCCGTCCTTCCGGGTCTACCACTCAAGAACCTCCCCTACGGCGAGACCTTCTTCGGCCaccccaccggacgagccaccgatGGCCGACTGGTCCTGGACTTCATCG CCGAGGCTTTGGGTCTGCCTTCCGTGCCGCCGTACCTCGCAAAGGGGAGCAACTTCTCCGCCGGAGTAAACTTCGCCGTGGTAGGAGCGCCGGCTCTGAACCTGACATACCTGCAAGGACTGAACTTGACCGTGAACCCTCCGATCAACAGCTCCCTCCACGATCAGCTCGCGTGGTTCCAGAAACTCAAGCCTTCCCTCTGCAAGG GGCAAGGTACTGACTGCTTTGAGAGCTCCCTGTTTGTCATGGGAGAGTTTGGAGGAAATGACTACATAAGCTTCCTTCTGTCCAACAGAACTGTTGAACAAGCCAGACCTTATGTTCCTCAAATTGTCGACAGCATTTCCAGAGGCGTAGAG AGACTAGTCCAGCATGGCGCAAAGTACATCGTTGTGGCAGACATCTTCCCAATTGGCTGCCTACCGGGAGCGCTCACAAAGCTTGCTAACCCAAACAAGGTGGAGTATGATCGGCATGGATGCCTGAAGAGAGTGAATAGGTTGGCCCGCTACCACAACTCTCTCCTCCGTCAACAGATCATGATGCTCCGGTACAAGTACCCACATACTAAGATCATTGTCGTGGAGTACTACAAACCCTTCCTTGCATTTTTAGATATGCCAGAACATTTTG GACTGAATAGCAGCACAACCCTCCTCACCTGTTGTGGTGCAGGAGGCCCTCCTTATAACTACGACTTCAACGCAGGGTGCGGCCTGCCGAGTGTGACAGCATGCGCAAATCCATACCAAGCGCTTCAGTGGGATGGTTTCCACCTTACGGAGTCCGCCTACAGGACCGTTGCCGATGGTTGGCTCCATGGCCCCTACGCCGATCCACCAATAATGCACGTTGCACGCTAG
- the LOC123048850 gene encoding GDSL esterase/lipase At5g45910 isoform X1, with amino-acid sequence MRTAFLLLFNLACLRGAYSGGGRSRFTSIISFGDSYADTGNLVMWPEPFFPGPLPFENLPYGQTFFGHPTGRVTDGRLVLDFIAEALGLPFVPPYLAKGSNFSAGVNFAVAGAPALTLTYLQGQNLTVNPPINSSLHDQLEWFQKLKPSLCKGQGADCFGSSLFIMGEFGSNDYRNILMSNRTVEQALVYVPLIVDSISRGVESWLKLNRGNDNPLQRLIQQGAKYIVVADVFPTGCIPPILTMLASPNKVKYDRHGCLKSGNRLGRYQNSLLRQWIKLLRHEYPHTKIITAEYYRPVLAFLDMPGHFGLNSSTTLLACCGAGGPPYNYDFNAGRKAIHEQEFHSPLSTFSFIQKYPADLALIPRGASGTATSTAVQQPTGARRKTWTPPLEGHFKLMVDAAISRNNDRRCIAVICRDELGHYQGSSEVVLQDMVKAETLEAMAFREAFALALDIVG; translated from the exons ATGAGAACAGCGTTCCTCTTGCTCTTCAACCTGGCGTGCCTCCGCGGTGCCTACTCCGGTGGCGGCCGGAGCCGCTTCACCTCCATAATCAGCTTCGGCGACTCCTACGCCGACACGGGTAACTTGGTCATGTGGCCTGAGCCCTTCTTTCCCGGTCCTCTACCATTCGAGAACCTCCCCTACGGCCAGACCTTCTTCGGCCACCCCACCGGACGTGTCACCGACGGCCGCCTTGTGCTGGACTTCATCG CCGAGGCTTTGGGTCTGCCTTTCGTGCCGCCGTACCTCGCCAAGGGGAGCAACTTCTCCGCCGGAGTCAACTTCGCCGTGGCAGGAGCGCCGGCTCTAACCCTGACATACCTGCAGGGACAGAATTTGACCGTGAACCCTCCGATCAACAGCTCCCTCCACGATCAGCTCGAGTGGTTCCAGAAACTGAAGCCTTCGCTCTGCAAGG GACAAGGTGCTGATTGCTTCGGGAGCTCCCTGTTTATCATGGGAGAGTTTGGGTCAAATGACTACAGGAACATCCTTATGTCCAACAGGACGGTTGAACAAGCCTTAGTTTATGTTCCTCTAATTGTTGACAGCATCTCCAGAGGCGTAGAG TCATGGCTCAAGCTAAACCGAGGAAATGACAATCCCTTGCAGAGACTGATCCAGCAAGGTGCCAAATACATCGTTGTGGCAGACGTCTTCCCGACTGGCTGCATACCGCCAATTCTCACAATGCTCGCTAGCCCAAACAAGGTGAAGTACGATCGTCATGGATGCCTGAAGAGTGGGAACAGGCTCGGGCGCTACCAGAACTCTCTCCTCCGCCAATGGATCAAGTTGCTCCGGCACGAGTACCCACATACGAAGATCATCACCGCTGAGTACTACCGACCCGTCCTAGCTTTTCTAGATATGCCGGGGCATTTTG GACTGAACAGCAGCACAACCCTCCTCGCTTGTTGTGGTGCAGGAGGCCCTCCTTATAACTACGACTTCAACGCAGG GAGGAAGGCCATACATGAGCAAGAATTTCATTCGCCGCTGTCGACTTTCAGTTTCATTCAGAAATACCCTGCAGACCTTGCCTTAATTCCTCGCGGGGCTTCCGGGACGGCGACCTCCACTGCAGTACAGCAACCTACAGGGGCCAGAAGGAAAACCTGGACACCGCCACTGGAGGGACACTTCAAGCTGATGGTTGATGCTGCCATCTCAAGAAATAATGACAGAAGATGCATTGCAGTCATCTGTCGCGATGAACTGGGTCACTACCAGGGCTCATCTGAGGTTGTGCTTCAGGACATGGTTAAGGCCGAGACGCTGGAGGCTATGGCGTTTAGGGAAGCTTTTGCGCTAGCATTGGATATTGTTGGGTAA